From a single Marinobacter sp. THAF197a genomic region:
- a CDS encoding PaaI family thioesterase — MGELFEFGKQILAQQPFSVLLGTELKAFEPGKAELSLILKEELKQQHGFVHGGVVSYLADNALTYAGGSVLGDSVTSEYKINYLRPAIGERLIAKARVLSSGKRQAVCQCEIVATNNGEERMIAVAQGTITKVAS; from the coding sequence ATGGGCGAGCTTTTCGAATTTGGCAAACAAATCCTGGCACAACAACCGTTCAGTGTTCTATTGGGCACTGAATTGAAAGCATTCGAGCCGGGCAAAGCGGAACTGAGCCTGATTTTGAAAGAAGAGCTCAAGCAACAGCACGGTTTTGTCCACGGCGGAGTGGTCAGCTACCTCGCTGATAATGCGCTGACCTATGCCGGAGGTTCGGTTTTGGGGGATTCAGTCACATCCGAATACAAGATCAACTACCTTCGCCCTGCCATTGGGGAACGATTAATCGCCAAGGCTCGGGTACTCTCCTCTGGCAAGCGCCAGGCTGTGTGCCAGTGCGAGATCGTCGCAACGAACAACGGCGAAGAGAGGATGATCGCCGTGGCTCAAGGTACCATTACCAAGGTGGCGAGCTGA
- a CDS encoding NnrU family protein, giving the protein MTTLILGLVLFLGVHSLSIVNEPLRDRLHASLGEAAFKGLYSLASLAGLLLIIWGYGAARLDPSVLYVPPTWLRHVSLLLLIPVFPLLLATYFPGRIKAKIGHPMLVAVKLWALAHLLANGMLHDVLLFGSFLAWAIADRISMKRRTQRPIATLPATKANDAIAVVGGLSAYVVMVLWVHQWAFGVAPV; this is encoded by the coding sequence ATGACAACATTGATACTGGGACTGGTCCTGTTTCTGGGCGTTCACTCATTGTCTATCGTGAATGAACCGCTGCGGGACCGACTGCATGCGTCTCTGGGGGAGGCGGCATTCAAGGGGCTCTACTCCCTCGCCTCTCTCGCCGGCCTGCTGCTGATCATATGGGGTTACGGCGCTGCCCGGCTTGATCCCAGCGTCCTTTACGTGCCGCCCACCTGGCTAAGGCACGTGTCGCTGCTGCTCCTGATCCCCGTTTTCCCACTACTTCTCGCAACTTACTTTCCCGGCCGGATCAAGGCGAAGATCGGCCACCCGATGCTCGTTGCGGTCAAACTCTGGGCGCTGGCCCACCTTCTGGCCAACGGCATGCTGCATGATGTTCTTCTGTTCGGCTCTTTCCTTGCCTGGGCGATTGCGGACCGAATCTCCATGAAACGCAGAACACAGCGGCCTATCGCAACCCTTCCTGCCACCAAAGCAAACGACGCTATAGCCGTGGTCGGTGGTCTTTCCGCGTATGTTGTGATGGTGCTTTGGGTGCATCAATGGGCCTTCGGCGTCGCACCGGTTTAG
- a CDS encoding PQQ-binding-like beta-propeller repeat protein gives MRTIARKKTLTLLFSLVLIAACTATIKPEWTALYNHKANVEPDRLTWLEDLSVNSFGDVMVAGTTIRTGLANRVQDILLVRYSDNGQRLWAVDFDLATGDYRSDDSALAMVIDGQDNVYILANQFKVLDENTSSAGAWLISADANGNERWRYKLSDSSEMRALALNNDKLYVTGPNTQVFNLEGTPLLGVEHPEHTAHSVTASANGNFVIASGQAVSLFNANGEQLWQQTGVTGEYPAGEVIFTMNGDIVATNLLADNGGARITRYTPAGDKLWTRTFGAAYKSYGLPGPALVFEDYRGDLLLTASNADGHRIVKLDSAGRTVWNKTSRNGIIKDAALKGSDLFIVGGGFNAKYESDGSRVAESKVDRNVQITTGSVAIDGNKLYAGYSAESNGSFALHLSQYLDR, from the coding sequence ATGCGCACTATTGCACGAAAGAAAACCCTTACCCTTCTGTTCTCCCTCGTTCTGATCGCCGCCTGTACCGCAACCATCAAGCCCGAGTGGACCGCCCTGTATAACCACAAAGCCAACGTCGAACCTGATCGCCTGACCTGGCTGGAGGATCTTTCGGTCAACAGTTTTGGTGATGTGATGGTTGCTGGTACAACCATTCGCACCGGTCTCGCCAATCGAGTGCAGGATATTCTGCTTGTCCGTTATTCCGATAACGGCCAGCGACTCTGGGCGGTCGATTTCGATCTGGCCACCGGTGATTACCGCAGTGACGACAGCGCCCTTGCCATGGTTATTGATGGCCAGGACAACGTGTACATCCTCGCCAATCAGTTCAAGGTTCTCGATGAAAATACGTCGTCCGCCGGCGCCTGGCTGATCAGTGCTGATGCCAATGGCAACGAACGCTGGCGCTATAAGCTCAGTGACAGCAGCGAAATGCGCGCGTTGGCTCTTAACAATGACAAGCTTTACGTAACCGGGCCCAACACCCAGGTATTCAACCTGGAAGGCACGCCGCTTCTGGGCGTCGAGCATCCGGAGCATACCGCGCACTCGGTAACCGCCAGTGCCAACGGTAATTTCGTCATTGCCAGCGGCCAGGCTGTCAGCCTGTTCAACGCAAACGGAGAGCAACTTTGGCAGCAAACCGGTGTAACCGGTGAGTACCCGGCCGGCGAAGTCATCTTCACCATGAATGGCGACATCGTGGCCACCAATCTGTTGGCAGACAACGGCGGTGCTCGCATCACCCGCTACACGCCGGCAGGCGACAAGCTATGGACCAGAACCTTCGGCGCGGCTTACAAGAGTTACGGCTTGCCCGGACCAGCCCTGGTGTTTGAGGACTATCGTGGCGACCTGCTGCTGACGGCCTCCAACGCTGACGGCCATCGCATCGTCAAACTCGACAGTGCCGGCCGGACCGTCTGGAATAAAACATCGCGCAACGGGATCATTAAAGATGCGGCCTTGAAAGGATCGGACCTGTTTATCGTCGGTGGTGGCTTCAATGCCAAGTACGAAAGCGATGGCAGCCGCGTGGCGGAATCAAAAGTAGATCGCAACGTACAGATTACCACCGGCAGCGTTGCCATTGATGGCAACAAGCTTTACGCCGGCTACAGTGCAGAGAGCAACGGTAGCTTTGCACTCCACCTGTCACAGTACCTGGACCGGTAA
- the mtgA gene encoding monofunctional biosynthetic peptidoglycan transglycosylase, protein MAKRSFVRKSLRLVAMALGAVIALMLLAILLFRFVNPPTSAFMLAYQLDNPPRPLRHEWVPLLDISPWMPLAVVASEDQRFPHHRGVDVDAIRKAVSEYKAGEGLRGASTITQQTAKNLFLWNGRSFARKAIEAGLAVTIDGLWPKQRVLEVYLNIAEFGPGIYGVEAASQAYFGKPARYLSQAQAARLAAVLPNPKVLSVNSPSAYVQERVDWIQRQMAQLSGLRYLEGL, encoded by the coding sequence ATGGCCAAGAGGTCTTTTGTTCGCAAATCGTTGCGTCTGGTGGCGATGGCGCTCGGTGCCGTTATCGCACTGATGTTGCTGGCTATTCTGCTGTTCCGCTTTGTGAACCCTCCCACGTCGGCGTTTATGCTGGCGTATCAACTCGATAACCCGCCCCGGCCGTTACGGCATGAGTGGGTGCCGCTGTTGGATATCTCTCCGTGGATGCCGCTGGCGGTGGTGGCCAGTGAAGATCAACGGTTCCCCCACCATCGTGGCGTGGATGTGGATGCTATCCGTAAGGCTGTGTCGGAGTACAAGGCGGGGGAGGGGCTGCGGGGCGCCAGCACAATTACCCAGCAAACCGCCAAGAATCTGTTTCTGTGGAACGGGCGCAGCTTTGCTCGCAAGGCCATTGAGGCGGGCCTGGCCGTGACCATCGATGGCCTCTGGCCCAAGCAGCGAGTGCTTGAGGTGTATCTGAATATCGCGGAATTCGGCCCGGGTATCTACGGTGTGGAGGCGGCCAGCCAGGCCTACTTCGGCAAGCCGGCACGTTATCTTTCCCAGGCCCAGGCTGCACGCCTGGCCGCTGTTTTACCAAACCCGAAGGTTCTGAGTGTGAACTCTCCGTCGGCCTATGTGCAGGAAAGGGTCGACTGGATTCAACGGCAAATGGCCCAGCTTTCCGGGCTGCGGTATCTTGAGGGGCTGTAA
- the zigA gene encoding zinc metallochaperone GTPase ZigA, producing MPLKEKRLPVTVLSGFLGAGKTTVLNHILNNRDGKRVAVIVNDMSEVNIDAAQVQQEVTLNRSEEKLVEMSNGCICCTLREDLLIEVRKLAAEGRFDCLVIESTGISEPLPVAETFTFADEDGVSLSDIARLDTMVTVVDAVNFLKDYDEAQSLQETGESLGEEDERSVADLLVDQVEFSDILLISKTDLISPDNLARLTGVLRSLNSEAEILPIKQGAVPLDKVLNTNRFSFERAQQAPGWLKEMRGEHIPETEEYGISSFVYRARRPFHPAKFYDFLHQGVSSGKLIRSKGYFWLATRPEFAGNWSQAGGIARHGFAGMFWKAVPENNWPEDPEYRQAIMESWVEPFGDMRQELVFIGQNLDQDSITRQLDDCLLDEEQLLAGKSFWKTLNDPFPAWD from the coding sequence ATGCCACTCAAAGAAAAACGACTTCCGGTTACTGTTCTATCGGGCTTTCTCGGTGCCGGAAAAACCACGGTACTGAACCACATCCTGAACAATCGCGACGGCAAGAGAGTGGCGGTCATCGTCAACGACATGAGTGAAGTCAACATTGACGCCGCCCAGGTACAACAGGAAGTCACGCTGAACCGCTCGGAAGAGAAGCTGGTTGAGATGAGTAATGGCTGCATTTGCTGCACTCTGCGTGAAGACCTCTTAATCGAAGTGCGCAAGCTGGCCGCAGAAGGTCGCTTTGACTGCCTGGTAATCGAGTCCACAGGAATTTCAGAGCCACTGCCCGTGGCCGAAACCTTCACCTTCGCCGACGAAGACGGCGTCAGCCTGTCGGATATCGCCCGGCTCGACACCATGGTTACCGTAGTGGATGCGGTAAATTTTCTGAAAGACTATGACGAGGCACAATCGTTACAGGAAACCGGAGAAAGTCTTGGCGAAGAAGATGAACGCAGCGTGGCGGACCTGCTGGTAGACCAGGTGGAGTTCAGCGACATTCTGCTGATCAGCAAAACCGATCTGATCTCCCCTGACAATCTGGCCAGGCTAACAGGCGTGCTGCGCAGCCTGAATTCTGAGGCAGAGATCCTTCCCATCAAACAAGGCGCCGTGCCGCTGGATAAAGTGCTTAATACCAATCGCTTCAGCTTTGAACGCGCCCAGCAGGCGCCCGGCTGGCTGAAAGAAATGCGCGGTGAGCATATTCCGGAAACCGAGGAATACGGCATTTCCAGCTTCGTCTACCGGGCCCGCCGCCCGTTCCACCCGGCAAAGTTCTATGATTTCCTGCACCAGGGCGTATCCAGTGGAAAACTGATTCGCTCAAAAGGTTATTTCTGGCTCGCCACCCGCCCGGAGTTTGCCGGCAACTGGAGCCAGGCGGGCGGCATTGCCCGGCACGGGTTTGCCGGAATGTTCTGGAAGGCGGTACCGGAAAACAACTGGCCCGAAGACCCGGAGTATCGCCAGGCAATTATGGAAAGCTGGGTAGAGCCGTTCGGCGATATGCGCCAGGAGCTGGTGTTTATCGGCCAGAATCTCGACCAGGACAGCATCACCCGCCAACTGGACGATTGCCTGCTGGATGAAGAGCAGCTGTTGGCCGGAAAGTCTTTCTGGAAAACGCTGAACGATCCGTTTCCGGCCTGGGACTAA
- the dksA gene encoding RNA polymerase-binding protein DksA, which yields MTLTKDELLKAPADEYMNEAQLAFFRQLLEDLRQETMDNIEAAKQQLASPPEMNDEADRASYEEESRLALRIVDRERRLLPKIDAAMKRIANGDYGYCLESGEPIGIPRLLARPTAELCAEVKTLNERKELNFRH from the coding sequence ATGACACTGACAAAAGATGAGTTGTTAAAGGCGCCCGCCGACGAGTACATGAACGAGGCGCAGCTGGCGTTCTTCCGACAGTTACTCGAAGACCTGCGCCAGGAAACCATGGACAACATTGAAGCGGCAAAGCAACAGCTGGCCAGCCCTCCGGAAATGAACGATGAAGCAGACCGGGCCTCATATGAGGAGGAATCCCGGCTGGCCCTACGCATAGTCGACCGCGAGCGCCGCCTGCTACCGAAAATAGATGCCGCGATGAAGCGGATTGCCAACGGTGACTATGGGTACTGCCTGGAATCTGGCGAGCCCATCGGGATACCCAGGCTACTGGCACGCCCCACAGCGGAGTTATGTGCCGAGGTGAAAACCCTGAACGAGCGAAAGGAGCTTAACTTTCGGCACTAA
- a CDS encoding DUF3857 domain-containing protein: MRWLLLAPFLVLSAGVWAKPSIQWNAPEFSALHELASELRGKDDLPSELTRLEFKTDIKVDKDTVRRRVRDVWYYPSSTDVQNNGTDRIYFDEQTDQVTIHLAASIDAKGRLHAFEADNLKITNVDNGNTFTDRRQAVIALPGLGAGSVAMLEYEIVTDRSRLEMGWTDIYSSQIMVPVSNWVLTVEWPKDEQVDWDVGGHWISCEGDDNGLSCSGADIPAVRFAGEVSWADEVDHLIVGEAKSWDAVIDRARSAFNQALTDTRGSDELLVELETGGLTQPEQIAGIHEFVARDIRYVSMSELGHAVTPHSVASTLTSRYGDCKDKSAVLHHLLKQIGVEAYPVLVATERKNPSRLMVPSMRYFDHMVVCFELEGNTHCLDATDAHTDWLHTPAWIQGKVALKLEPGSEPDEIAVAPFRWKVRVNSELNFTRQGGATEQLTRTYIGEYAGIFRGFLSGMDSDSRREWAVKNYQEQVADTVEPSFEFFGFESLAPEVSVRSDTEFDPFLNPEEAMSYFEHSAWLNQEIHSLYLENNARVARFPGLQVKTTYRFDVGEAWSLTTLTPEFDYSNDFGRMVRHVQRGGNQTLDVVTELEIPEQSVPQREVDRFNRFLDVLVRESRISFAGEVL, from the coding sequence ATGAGGTGGCTACTACTGGCGCCGTTTTTGGTGCTCTCTGCGGGTGTCTGGGCCAAGCCCTCCATACAGTGGAATGCTCCCGAATTTTCGGCGCTTCATGAACTGGCTTCCGAGCTTCGCGGTAAGGACGACCTCCCGAGTGAGTTAACGCGCCTGGAGTTCAAAACCGATATCAAGGTCGATAAAGATACGGTTCGCCGTCGGGTGAGGGACGTTTGGTATTACCCTTCCAGCACGGATGTGCAGAATAACGGAACCGATCGCATCTACTTTGATGAACAGACCGATCAAGTCACCATTCACCTCGCTGCGTCTATCGACGCAAAAGGGCGTTTGCACGCCTTTGAAGCGGATAACCTGAAAATTACCAATGTAGATAACGGCAATACGTTTACAGACCGGCGTCAGGCAGTGATAGCGCTGCCTGGGCTGGGAGCGGGCAGCGTCGCAATGCTCGAGTACGAGATTGTGACAGACCGATCGCGCCTGGAGATGGGTTGGACTGACATCTACTCGTCCCAGATTATGGTGCCTGTCAGTAACTGGGTCCTGACGGTGGAGTGGCCGAAGGATGAGCAGGTTGACTGGGACGTTGGCGGGCACTGGATATCATGCGAGGGTGACGATAACGGACTATCGTGTTCGGGTGCGGATATTCCCGCGGTTCGGTTTGCTGGCGAGGTTAGCTGGGCCGACGAAGTCGACCATCTGATCGTCGGCGAAGCTAAAAGCTGGGATGCGGTTATCGATCGTGCGCGATCGGCGTTTAATCAGGCGTTGACTGATACCCGTGGTAGCGACGAACTTTTGGTGGAACTTGAGACCGGCGGGCTAACGCAGCCTGAGCAGATTGCCGGGATTCATGAATTTGTAGCCAGAGATATCAGGTACGTGTCCATGTCAGAGCTTGGGCACGCGGTAACGCCCCATTCTGTCGCCTCCACGCTCACCTCACGGTATGGAGACTGCAAAGACAAATCGGCTGTGCTTCACCATTTATTGAAGCAGATTGGTGTTGAGGCCTATCCCGTTCTGGTGGCGACAGAGAGGAAAAATCCGTCCCGGCTTATGGTTCCCAGTATGCGGTATTTTGACCATATGGTGGTGTGCTTTGAGCTGGAAGGAAACACCCACTGCCTGGACGCGACAGATGCCCATACAGACTGGCTCCACACCCCCGCCTGGATCCAGGGCAAAGTGGCGTTGAAACTGGAGCCGGGGTCGGAACCCGATGAGATTGCCGTTGCACCTTTTCGCTGGAAAGTTCGTGTGAATAGCGAGTTGAACTTCACGAGGCAGGGCGGAGCCACAGAGCAACTGACACGAACCTATATCGGAGAGTATGCGGGTATATTTCGTGGCTTCCTCTCCGGAATGGACTCCGATAGTCGAAGGGAGTGGGCCGTAAAGAACTATCAAGAGCAGGTGGCTGATACGGTGGAGCCGTCATTCGAGTTCTTTGGTTTTGAATCGCTGGCCCCGGAAGTCAGCGTTCGGTCCGATACGGAATTTGATCCGTTTCTGAATCCAGAGGAAGCCATGTCATATTTTGAGCACAGTGCCTGGCTGAATCAGGAGATCCATAGTCTTTATCTTGAAAACAACGCGCGAGTTGCACGCTTCCCGGGGTTACAGGTAAAGACAACCTATCGGTTTGACGTGGGTGAAGCCTGGTCCCTGACGACCCTGACTCCGGAGTTCGACTACTCAAACGATTTCGGACGTATGGTGCGCCATGTGCAACGAGGTGGTAACCAGACGCTGGATGTCGTCACTGAGCTTGAGATTCCTGAGCAATCCGTTCCTCAGCGAGAGGTTGACCGGTTCAATCGGTTTCTGGATGTGCTGGTAAGAGAATCCCGGATCAGTTTTGCAGGCGAAGTGCTTTAG
- a CDS encoding N-acyl-D-amino-acid deacylase family protein: MAQYDFIIEGGRYFDGTGAPSSIRNLAIKDGRVARVTGEAIDYAEADRVIDASGKWVTPGFLDTHTHYDAELLVSPSLSESVRHGVTTVLVGSCSLSMICSEYEDASDIFTRVETVPRERVLPILKEHKTWSTPKQWVEHIQQVPLGPNVISFLGHSDLRVGVMGLSRATDLAIQPTEEEMQTMERLLKEALEEGFLGLSTMCLKWDKVDGDREWSKSLPSTYAKWKEVARLNKLVRQYNRVHQGAPNAATPLQILQYVRECLGWLRRPLKTTLISQMDLKGSAYLTNLTRLTSVFTNALRGDFRWQVLPTPFTVYADGIDVVFFEEFGAGEMALDLKDAVERNELLKDEAYRRKFRKFYGEKLSPRVWQRDFGDAMIIDCPDQSLIGKNFEEVAKARGVHVVDLFLDLVVEFGKKIRWYTTVGNHRKQVLKRIVKDPRSLITFSDAGAHIRNMAFYNLPLRMLKLVHESIEEGDSIMTMEQAVHRLTGDQADWFGIDAGKIREGDRADLVVLDPSGFDQNLEQVHWGDMENFDLQRLVNRNPGIVKTVLINGKLAVDEEEILPALGRDMGFGKFIPAG; this comes from the coding sequence ATGGCTCAGTACGACTTCATCATTGAAGGTGGCCGGTACTTTGACGGCACCGGCGCCCCGTCTTCCATCCGCAATCTGGCGATCAAGGATGGCCGTGTTGCCAGGGTCACTGGTGAAGCCATCGATTATGCTGAGGCTGACCGCGTGATTGATGCCTCTGGCAAGTGGGTGACGCCGGGATTCCTGGATACCCATACCCATTACGATGCCGAGCTGCTGGTCAGCCCCAGCCTGTCGGAATCGGTGCGCCATGGTGTGACCACGGTGCTGGTGGGCAGTTGTTCCCTGAGCATGATTTGTAGCGAATATGAGGACGCATCGGACATTTTTACCCGGGTGGAAACCGTGCCCCGGGAACGGGTGCTGCCGATCCTGAAGGAACATAAAACCTGGTCGACCCCCAAGCAATGGGTTGAGCATATCCAGCAAGTGCCACTGGGCCCCAACGTGATCAGTTTTCTGGGCCACAGCGACCTGCGAGTGGGGGTGATGGGGCTCAGCCGGGCTACCGACCTGGCGATTCAGCCCACCGAAGAAGAAATGCAAACCATGGAACGGTTACTCAAAGAGGCCCTGGAAGAAGGCTTCCTGGGGCTGTCTACTATGTGCCTTAAATGGGACAAGGTAGACGGCGACCGGGAGTGGTCCAAGAGTTTGCCCAGCACCTACGCCAAATGGAAAGAGGTGGCGCGCCTGAACAAGCTGGTGCGCCAGTACAACCGGGTGCATCAGGGGGCGCCGAATGCCGCCACGCCGCTACAGATTCTGCAGTATGTGCGCGAATGCCTGGGTTGGTTGCGCCGGCCCCTGAAGACCACGTTGATCAGCCAGATGGATCTTAAAGGCAGTGCCTACCTCACCAACCTGACCCGCCTGACCTCTGTGTTTACCAATGCGTTGCGAGGGGATTTCCGCTGGCAGGTGTTGCCCACGCCGTTCACCGTGTATGCCGACGGCATCGATGTGGTGTTTTTTGAAGAGTTTGGCGCCGGCGAAATGGCCCTGGACCTGAAAGACGCGGTTGAGCGCAACGAACTCCTGAAAGACGAAGCGTACCGGCGTAAGTTCCGTAAGTTCTATGGCGAAAAACTGAGCCCAAGGGTGTGGCAGCGAGACTTTGGTGACGCCATGATCATCGACTGCCCGGATCAATCCCTGATCGGCAAGAACTTCGAGGAAGTGGCCAAGGCCCGTGGTGTACACGTGGTCGATCTGTTCCTGGATCTGGTGGTGGAATTCGGTAAGAAGATCCGCTGGTACACCACCGTGGGTAACCACCGGAAACAGGTGCTCAAGCGCATCGTCAAAGACCCTCGTTCGCTGATTACCTTCAGCGACGCCGGCGCTCATATCCGCAATATGGCGTTCTACAACCTGCCGCTACGCATGTTGAAATTGGTGCACGAATCCATCGAGGAAGGCGACTCGATCATGACCATGGAGCAGGCGGTGCATCGCCTGACCGGCGACCAGGCCGACTGGTTTGGCATTGACGCGGGCAAAATCCGCGAGGGTGACCGGGCGGATCTGGTGGTGCTGGATCCATCAGGGTTTGACCAGAATCTGGAGCAGGTGCACTGGGGCGACATGGAGAATTTCGACCTTCAACGCCTGGTTAACCGAAACCCCGGAATCGTGAAAACCGTGCTGATCAACGGCAAGCTGGCGGTGGATGAGGAGGAGATCCTGCCAGCGCTGGGGCGTGATATGGGGTTCGGGAAGTTTATTCCAGCCGGTTAA
- a CDS encoding DUF4112 domain-containing protein produces the protein MKQPTEAQQRATLKRLDRFSRLMDSSIGIPFTRFKFGVEAVIGLIPVVGDFVGLVLSSYVLIEAHRVGASKAVKRRMRRNMMIDFLGGLLPVVGDAFDAIYKANTRNTGLLRTYLEQQLAVEPTPPPFPWKTLIGLSILLALFTGGLTLIL, from the coding sequence GTGAAGCAACCCACTGAAGCCCAGCAACGGGCCACCTTGAAACGGCTGGATCGATTCAGCCGTTTGATGGACAGCAGCATTGGCATTCCTTTTACCCGCTTCAAGTTTGGCGTGGAAGCCGTCATTGGCCTGATACCGGTGGTGGGAGACTTCGTAGGCTTGGTGTTGTCGAGTTATGTCCTGATCGAAGCGCATCGGGTTGGCGCAAGCAAAGCCGTAAAGCGACGCATGCGGCGCAATATGATGATTGATTTTTTGGGCGGTCTGTTACCCGTGGTTGGCGACGCCTTTGATGCCATCTACAAAGCCAATACCCGCAACACCGGATTGCTGCGAACGTACCTGGAACAGCAGTTGGCGGTTGAGCCAACGCCACCGCCATTCCCCTGGAAGACGCTGATAGGGTTGTCGATTCTGCTCGCGCTGTTTACCGGCGGGTTAACGTTGATACTCTGA
- a CDS encoding DUF3010 family protein gives MIICGVELTASDAVLCLLKLDRGLISLPECKVRRLSLVKNHTREDLKQFQAAFAELMAEHGVTRVAIKERMPKGKFAGGAISFKLEATIQLIADPDLEVRLLPPALIKSTLAANPLPIHFEETGLKAFQETAFIAAYVGLMAKQ, from the coding sequence ATGATTATTTGTGGCGTTGAACTTACCGCGAGCGACGCAGTGCTGTGTTTGCTGAAACTGGATCGGGGGCTGATCAGCCTGCCGGAATGCAAAGTGCGCAGGCTATCGCTGGTTAAAAACCACACTCGCGAAGACCTGAAGCAGTTCCAGGCGGCGTTCGCGGAGCTGATGGCCGAGCATGGGGTTACCCGTGTTGCAATCAAGGAACGCATGCCCAAAGGCAAGTTTGCTGGCGGTGCCATCAGTTTCAAACTGGAGGCGACGATACAGCTGATTGCAGACCCGGATCTGGAAGTCAGATTGCTCCCTCCTGCGTTGATCAAATCTACGCTCGCCGCCAACCCACTGCCGATTCATTTTGAGGAGACCGGTTTGAAAGCCTTCCAGGAAACCGCCTTCATTGCAGCTTACGTCGGATTGATGGCGAAACAGTGA
- a CDS encoding PBPRA1643 family SWIM/SEC-C metal-binding motif protein has product MSDKFFYKGRQDARQHHTDYGGFKTKASQKSGSKKFPLTLVVTSEARKQEIEAQVAEAGLHANITVDDREGAVESIAELTVLLNKVATVVTTKTPSRNDPCSCGSGLKFKKCCG; this is encoded by the coding sequence ATGTCAGACAAGTTCTTTTATAAAGGCCGGCAAGATGCTCGCCAGCACCACACCGATTACGGCGGGTTCAAAACCAAGGCCAGTCAGAAAAGCGGCAGCAAGAAATTTCCGCTAACGCTGGTGGTAACCAGTGAGGCACGCAAGCAAGAGATCGAAGCCCAGGTGGCCGAGGCCGGGCTGCATGCCAACATCACGGTAGACGACCGGGAGGGAGCGGTTGAATCCATCGCCGAGCTGACGGTACTTCTGAACAAGGTTGCGACTGTCGTCACCACGAAAACGCCGTCTCGTAACGACCCGTGCAGTTGCGGTAGTGGTCTGAAGTTCAAAAAGTGCTGTGGCTGA
- a CDS encoding DnaJ domain-containing protein, with the protein MPLTLLVIVLTVVAWVWLRSQPASQRKPAVIKLALIAGIGLVLVMAVTGRLHFLFALLAFLYPLLRRVLPSLLAGNLPGGAQAKTGNQSRVSSDILEMSLDHDSGFMSGKVLKGPMAGRALSDLSESEFLELLRFCRAEDEDSARLLETYLDRRFGDSWRADDQGDTAGGESGEPSRAGGPLTEAEALDILGLEPGASEEEIVQAHRRMMQKMHPDRGGSNYLAARINEAKERLLG; encoded by the coding sequence GTGCCACTAACGCTGTTGGTTATTGTTTTAACGGTTGTTGCGTGGGTCTGGCTGCGCAGCCAGCCGGCCAGTCAACGCAAACCGGCGGTTATCAAACTGGCGTTGATTGCCGGGATCGGGTTGGTGTTGGTGATGGCGGTTACCGGCCGACTGCACTTTCTTTTCGCGTTACTGGCCTTCCTTTATCCATTGTTGCGCCGGGTGTTGCCTTCATTGCTGGCCGGCAACCTGCCCGGCGGTGCCCAGGCGAAAACCGGAAATCAATCCCGGGTGAGTAGCGATATCCTGGAAATGAGTCTGGACCACGATTCCGGGTTCATGAGCGGCAAGGTTCTGAAAGGGCCGATGGCTGGGCGAGCGCTGTCGGATCTGAGCGAGAGCGAGTTTCTGGAGTTGTTACGATTTTGCCGGGCTGAAGATGAAGACTCTGCCCGATTGCTGGAAACCTACCTGGACCGCCGGTTTGGCGACTCCTGGCGGGCGGATGATCAGGGCGATACCGCTGGCGGTGAATCCGGTGAACCCTCCCGGGCGGGCGGCCCGCTTACCGAGGCCGAAGCGCTGGATATCCTTGGCCTGGAGCCCGGCGCCAGTGAGGAAGAGATTGTCCAGGCCCACCGCCGGATGATGCAGAAAATGCATCCGGACCGTGGAGGTAGCAACTATCTGGCGGCACGCATCAATGAGGCGAAAGAGCGGCTCTTGGGCTGA